The Kocuria sp. TGY1127_2 genome includes a window with the following:
- the infA gene encoding translation initiation factor IF-1, whose amino-acid sequence MAKKDGVIEIEGSVVEALPNAMFRVELDNGHKVLAHISGKMRQHYIRILPEDRVVVELSPYDLSRGRIVYRYK is encoded by the coding sequence ATGGCCAAGAAAGACGGCGTAATCGAGATTGAGGGCTCTGTGGTGGAAGCCCTGCCCAACGCAATGTTCCGCGTTGAGCTGGACAACGGTCACAAGGTTCTTGCACACATCTCCGGAAAGATGCGTCAGCACTACATTCGAATCCTCCCCGAGGATCGCGTGGTTGTTGAACTCTCTCCGTACGATCTCTCACGTGGTCGCATCGTCTACCGCTACAAGTAG